The Nitrospirota bacterium genomic interval CGGATGGCCCTGCCCAGGGAGCGAAAAGAGGCCACCGCGGTCCGGATGCCGATCAGCTGGACCTTGTCCGGCGATATGGTTATTGTGGGAGCCGTCTCCTGCTGCTTCGTTGCCGCTGCAGGTGCCTTGGGCTCCGTCTTCGGCACTCCCTGGCTCGCAGGACCGCTCTGCTCCTGGGCAGAGACACCGCCGCACAAAGAAACAAGAAGGAGCGCGGCGAAGGCAAATTGAACATTGAAAATTAGATATTGTGGAATTGCGTCGGATTTCTTCATCTGATTTTTTCTCCACGGCCTGATCAGGTATCGCCTCACGCCTGACGCCCTGCGGATTTTCGAGCCCCTTACTCCGAACTCCCCGCTTCGGACTCGTCACTCACTGCCCGTAAGCTCTCCGATCATGGCGAGGGACTTGTTCAGGTTTACCAGTTCCTCCTGCTCCATGAGCTGGTACTTGAACAGGACGTTCTCACTGTCCAGGAGGGACACAAAGTCGGTTTTGCCCACCTGGTAGTTGGACGTGGCCGACTGGAGCGAAAGCCGGGCCTGGGGGATGATGCCGGCCTCGTACAAATGGAGGTGGTGCTCCGCGGTCTTTGCCATGGAATAGAGCTCCCGCACCCGCGCCAGGACCCCCAGCTTTTCCGCTTCCAGCGAATGCCGAGAAGCGTTCGCGTCCGCCCGGGCCGCACGCACGCCGGCAGCCTTGTTCCAGAAGTACAGGGGCACCTTGAGCATCACGCTCGCCTGCCATACGTCCTGCAGTCCGTCCCTCGCGAACCACCCGACCGAAACGGCCATGTCCGGCAGGTATTCCTGCTTGCTCATGGATACCTCGAACTCGCTCTGCTCCACCATCCGCTGCTGCGCAGCCAGGACCGGCGAGTGGGCGATGGCCATGCTGCTCATCTCCTCCTGCGTCATGGCAAGGGTCGTGGGGAAGACGTCGGCGGGCCTGCCCAGGGGCGCCAGAGGGTCGCGGCCAACGAGCCTGTTGATCTCCGCCGCCCGGACGTCCTTGTTCTGCTCCTGCTCCGCGATCCGGTCGAGCAGCATGGAAACTTCCAGTTGTGCACGCAGCACGTCCTGCTGGCTTCCCTGGCCCGTGGCGTACCGCGTCTCGGCGATCCTCTCCAGGTTCTTCATCAGGTCCTTCGTCTGCTCCAGGATCTCGATGGACTTGAAAGCGAGGTAGTATTCATAGTAGGACTTGCGCAGGTCGCTCAGGACCTTGAGCTGCGTTTCGCGGGCCGTCTCCTCCGCCTGCTCCGCCTGCTTCTGCGCCGCTTTCCCCTTCGTAGAGAGCTTGCCCGGGAAGGGGATCTCCTGGGACACGACCACGCCCTGCATGCTCATCGGATCCTTGCCGATGGTGGATGTCCCGAGCGCGCCCACATTCTGGAGCGCGTAGCCGATCACGGGGTCCGGCATGCCGGACGCGGCCCCTTTCCGCTCCCCCGCCGCCTCGGCCTTCTTTTCTGCCATCCCGATGCCGGGATTGCGGGCGAGCGCCTCCCGTTCCAGGTCCTTGAGCGATACGACCGCTTCGTCGGCCAAGGCCAGAAGAGGAACCAGAACGATCGTACAGAACGCCATGAGCATCTTGATTCGCATCGCAAGCCTCCCTGCGGTGTTTATGCAATGTTCAGACCAATAGGTGC includes:
- a CDS encoding TolC family protein, whose translation is MRIKMLMAFCTIVLVPLLALADEAVVSLKDLEREALARNPGIGMAEKKAEAAGERKGAASGMPDPVIGYALQNVGALGTSTIGKDPMSMQGVVVSQEIPFPGKLSTKGKAAQKQAEQAEETARETQLKVLSDLRKSYYEYYLAFKSIEILEQTKDLMKNLERIAETRYATGQGSQQDVLRAQLEVSMLLDRIAEQEQNKDVRAAEINRLVGRDPLAPLGRPADVFPTTLAMTQEEMSSMAIAHSPVLAAQQRMVEQSEFEVSMSKQEYLPDMAVSVGWFARDGLQDVWQASVMLKVPLYFWNKAAGVRAARADANASRHSLEAEKLGVLARVRELYSMAKTAEHHLHLYEAGIIPQARLSLQSATSNYQVGKTDFVSLLDSENVLFKYQLMEQEELVNLNKSLAMIGELTGSE